The Raphanus sativus cultivar WK10039 chromosome 2, ASM80110v3, whole genome shotgun sequence DNA segment CATTTCTTCTCGGTTACAATAATGTTTATGCCTCGTAGGAGAAATGTATCTATAGACTATATAAATCTTGAAAAGTTGTTCTAGGGATTGATGATGCATCTCTTCATTATCTTCTTCCCATGTATTATTTTTCAATCATGGAGAATTGTAATAACTGATAtacgaatatattttttttgtcaacagctGATATATGAATATTAACTCTATATATGagtattaaataattttgaaatggaAAATATATCAATCTCATATTTGGTTATCTCTAAAAAGTGAAATAGACAAGTTTCCCAAGTCCTGAAAAGAATCATTTACcatttatatatgaataaatacAAACTTACAGATATACATACCAACTGCTTTACCATGCAATTAACTTCCTGTCGATATGCAGCATCCTCATGCAGAAGAGTAATGAAGCAAAGTATGAATGTTCCACCTTTCTGCTGTGATTCTGGAGGAATGTGATGTATGTTGTACTGAGTATCTCGTTgcgtgtaaaaaaaaaaactctcggAGGTAAGGATCAAAATGAGAGAAGCCTCTTCTCAGTTCTCACTCAAGTGAGAGGTTCCCTAGTCGAATGCTGCGTTGCTGGCGAGTGATTTGGTTTCCCAATGGAACTTGTGATGATCTTAAGTCCCCTGGCTTTGTAGAGAAGGGTGAATCAAGCTTTGGTTGAAACCAGTTCTTTAAAGCAACACCATTGATTCTTAATCTATCATCCTTTCTATGATAAGGTATCCCCAACCTTCTCAACAGCGCAGAAATCTCTTGTCCAACTCTGTCAACACAAGGGGATGTTCTTCAGATGGTAAAACATCATCTCTGCATAATTTTTAAGTATTAAAAAATAGGATGCTCTGAGTTTACCTTCCTGCAAGGTCAATTGTCTTCTCTCCTTGATCAGGAGTCGTTATCTCCTTCTCTTCCATGGAAATTATCAAATTAATATGAGGTATCTTCGCACctgaaacataaaataaagaagaTTAACCTAAAGTTATATCAAGAAAAGTTtagaaaacagatttatctTACCAGCTGCAAGGCGATGCTTAAGACCTTTAAAGATGGTTAAGAGGTAAACCTgccatattttttttcatagctAACTATTAATATCTTTTAGGAACCAGATGGTAATCTTGTAAAGTTTATTCCACTAAAACAAAAAGGGTTTAAACCTCAGCCACGTTTTGGGGCAATTCTGTCGTGTCAAAAAACAATGGAACTTTATTGAAGGACACAGAAGGAAGAACTCCAAGAGAAGTAGCCTCCTGAAAATCATGAAAAGAAGTTATAAACCCTGTAGACCTATAAGTAGAATCTCTATAATTAATATCTTAAATGAAGCTATCAACATAATACCTCAAGCAGTGAAAATGCTCGAGGATCATACTCTCCAAATCCATCTACTAGTGGGAATATGTTATGCTGCTTTTGTGAAGAAATGTTGCCTAAATTCGAAACCAGTCTATCCCTCAAAGCAGCATCGAGTGGAAGTTGCAAGCATCCCAAGACTTGCGAAACTACTTCTGTAGTAGGAACCGTACCACCTGATATTGTCTCACGGTAAACCATTAAGGCCATTGATGTCCTGAAAGAGAGAGTAACACAAGTATCAGATCAAAATCAAATCCAACAAATTTACTAAAACCTCAGTCACGATTTCTTGAACTGGGAAGAGTAGTGACTGccttaagattttttaaaaaaggaagcTAAGCTATACTGACCATTTATTTTCAATCTGAGGTCGTCCTGATTTGAAAGACACAACAGGTTCACCAGCAGCACAAGCCTTCTCGAACCTTCGCTTGCAAAGGCCTTTATAGAATAGACAAGAAACGTAAACAAACGCTTTCATGTCTGATTGCATCATACAAAATCAAAAACACGAAAGCTTACTTGTTATGCATCTGCACATGATGAAGTTTGGTGATATTCCATCTTCTTTTGCTCGAGAGAGAAGCTTGAAACTTACCTCAAAGTCATCCTTTCTACACACAGAAAAGTCAGAGAATACTGGAACTCTCAAATCTGCACTGATTATACTGATCCAAGCAAGCTTAAATAATTCAACATTGAAAGAAGTTACCTTTCACTTGCCAGCATGAGCATAGAGTAAGTGATAGTGTTTGGTGTTAACCCCAAAGTATTTATCTCATCAAGATATTCCATAGCCTTGGGAAGTTGACCACCTTCACCTGTTGATAATCTAAGGAGTGTCATACCAGTAATGATATATTTGCAATTGTTGTAAtaccatatttatttattaaaaagaataaaagtgTAAGATAGCAAATGTATGAGGTCTTCTTACACAAGGCAGTTATAAGGGCATTCATTGTTGAAACAGTTGGTCTAAGTTTGATTGACTTGATCTTTTCATAGAGCTCCAGTGCTTTCCTCCAATTTTTAGcctaaaattaaaaagaaaaaggcaTCAACAAAAGGTCTTGCTACAGCTATAAAAAGGGCACATACATTACAACAAGCTCCCATCAGTGAGCTATATGTTATGGTTCCCAGACGTATGCCTTGAGATTTCGCATCCTGAAGAATACCAAAAGCTTCGTCTAACATTTTTGAATGTCCTGCAACATCGATCAATGCACTAAAAAACACCTGCACAAGGTCAACCCCAAGATTGCATATATTTAAGCAAGATCTGCAACTGCGAACATGCCATAAAATTCGAAAAATAGACATACCTCGTCGGGGATAACACCTTTCTCTTTCATGTCATTGTATATGCTACATGCAAAATCCCAGTCCCCAGACTTGCTGCAGCTATTCACAGCAATGGTATAGACTTCTGGAGTACCCTTTATTCCATATTGATGGATCATCTTGTATACTTCTTTAGCTTTTTCGACCTGCAATAAAGTTTATCCTTAACCAAATAGAAAGAgatgacaaaacaaaacaaaaaatggaagaaaaacaaaattaagacACACACCTGACCAGCATTGAAACATGCTTTCATCAATGCACCAACCGTGATATGATCAGGGTCTATAGGGTGCATCTCAGCCTTCATTTCAGCTAACACATCAAAAGCACGGTCAACAGCTCCTGACTGACCACATGCAGAGATGAGGGCATTGAATACAACCCGGTCTGGCTTAACATTCTACTGCATCgaacatgtcatcaatgtaaCAATAGCCTTGATATTACAAAACATAATGGAGATAATGAGTAAGATTAAAAAACACATTTAGTAGCTAGCCACAAGGCAAAGAGGATACAATCTAGAAACCTGATAGgatgcaataaaaaaaaaacttgtggcaGGCTTACCTTAGACCTTAAAATTCCATAAGCACCAAATGCCTTGGCTACTTGTCCAGCTCTAGCACAGCCATCAATAAGCGCACCAAACGTGTGAAGATTGGGTTCTACTCCAGAATTTGCCATCTGGTGGAACACCTGAGAATATAACCACACAGAGATATATAGTTTATGATATAATAGAGATTCCAAAGAAACGGCCTAATACGTATCCTCGTTCATATAACATACAGGGAAAAGAGGATTATTATACCTCAAACATTGCATCAACTTTCCCACTTTTAGCACAACTTGATATTAAAGTCGTGTAAAGTTTGCAATCAGCCATCATCCCATTCTCTTGCACCAGATGCAAAACTCCACGAGCTCCTACGTAAGTAACAACTAAACATTTAAAAGAAGGAACGTTAAACAAGATCAATATGGATATTAAAATCACCTTCTATGTCCTGGGAGCTTGCACATACAGACATTAACATATTGAATGTGCTTAATGTTGGATTTGGTATCAACTTGGTAAAGCGAAATGCTTCCTTAACAGCCCTTTTCTTCTTGCAGAGCTTAAAGAAGCTTGCGTGATAAATCTGATATGGATACAAGAAAAATAAGATCACTGACAAAAAAAGTTCCACAGTTCAAGGATAAGTAATACTAAGATCTCATCCATATTTTTCAGGGGAAAGCAAGCAATAATACCTTGTCCATGTCCAATAAATCCCTTTGATCCAAATCTTCAAGTAGGTTTATACACTCGATTAGCCTATTATATATGGATATATTACACCATCAAAGTCAAACAATCAAGCAACTTTTGTTTGGTGATAAAACTTGCCAAGAAAGAATATATAGCAGAAGAAAAAGAGGATACCTCCCATCTCTAAGTAACTGGTAGTAAGCATCATTAGTTTTTGGAGAACGCCCATTGCTATTGAGTATCTGAGAAGGGAGCTCAGGCATGCTTTCATCAGTTTGATGAACCACATGCTTCCCATCATCTGGAACTTCCCAGTCTCTTCTTACGTCTTTCCTTTTGAGGGACACACCACCGTTACCGTGTCCCACAAGATTCTCTTTCTCAACATAACCTGAAAGCAAATGTAACTTTAAAGCGTGTGGCACTTCAAGAAAACATGAAAAGTACCACACTGTCAAACGTACCAGTAGCCTGACCAGAACTTGGTCCTGAGAACTGGGTATCAACGATTCCATTGTTCTTGTGGTCCAACAATAAACTATCAGTTGCAGAAGGAGAGACTGCTTTCACACTTGTCAACCTTGAAGAAGTGGGTGATGAATGATTAGACCCGTAGAAGGTGTGAATCTCTTCTCTCTTACTCTCCGCGAAAACGCTGTATTCTTCAACAGGCTTCTGGGTCAAACCATTAATCTTGTTCTTGAGAACACGTGTGTCATCATCAACTACCACATGTGGAGAAGAAGCAACCGAATGAACTCCCACCACTGCCTGTGAAAACCCATTATCCGTAACCCTTTGCTCTTCGCTGTTTTCAACTTGCTTCTCAGGTGCTTGTGCTCCCAATGTCACAGCATCAACAGTCCCATTACTCATAGAAGATGACAGGGGCTCATCTGTAAAACTATGTTCACTAGCAATAGTCCTGACACTGGCAACAGCAACCTCAGTTGCAATGTCCGCTTCATTGGCCACAAATGAATCATACTCCGCCAAAACAGCAGCTTCATGGACTTGATGAGCCTCCTCTTCCTCAGATTTGGTCGCACTTTCTTCCACCTTCTTCATAAAACCACCATTTACTTCCACAGGAGCTCCTTCATGAACATCATCAAAATGTTGGATTTCCCGCTGAATCGTCGTAGCACTACTGATGTTTCCTCCATGAAGCGTCTCAGGAGATGCTGCAACCTGAACAAGTTTAGCCAGTCAGAATTCTactcaggaaaaaaaaaaaaatcaacaggTAAAAAGGAAAACCCAAAATTGACTCACCTTGTCGGAAAGTTGACTAGCCTTGTCGGGAATTTGACTGGCCTTGTCGGAAAGTTTGCGTTTTCTGAAAGAGCTCTGGCAATAAGCGAAAGCAATGGCGGAAAAAGCAGTAACAGCCACAACAACGAGGATCAGACCAGAGTCAATAGAAGCTCTAACGACTAAACGAGGAGGAGGCGATCGAGTTGAAGAAGAACGACCATGTTTCCGTTTTCCGGCGCGAGttcgaagatgatgatgatgatgaggacgGAGAGTGTGGCAGCAGCCGAGGAAGTCGGTGCGGATGGAGCGGAGACTGGAGGCGGGAAGAATCACCGGAGAGTAGGAAGTTAAGGTGAGATATTTCGACGAAGAAGTGGTGGAGATGACCTCCATTGGAGGAGAAGGTGAGAGAGAAGGGAAGATGATGAGAGGATAAAGGAAAACATAATAAGAGGAGAGAATAGCGAGAGGTTATGAAATAACGAACGACTCGCTAGTGGACCATATGCTGACGTGGCTTTAACGGCCGTCAAGTCGTCAACGTTTTCCTtatcgttttttttctttttcactatACGGAGGAAAagaccaaagaaaaaaagaatatttacttGTCTGTTCACTgttgggtttgggtttgggtttgagTCTGAGTCTGAGTGTGGGCCCACTAGTGATTCAATGGATATGTCTCGAAACGAATCCATTACAGCAAATGGTGATGCAACAAGTTACAAGACATGGAGGAAAACAGTCTAGAACTTTTCTCCAATCTATGTGCTTCTTCTGTGTATCTACGCATTTCAGGGAGGAGCAGTGGCATTTGTGGTTTGATAGCTTTAAGATTCctacgatttttttttatgactgATATTGTGGATCGGAATATTCCAACCTCGAGAGGAATTTTTGGTCTAACTGCAGTAACTGCCAAGCTTGATGATGGGTCAGTAACCAGAGTCCAGATTGGCTTTATCATTGGGAACTGTCTCCCAGACCTCTGAACAAGGGATATGAATGATTCAAGGAAAGGGTATATGCAGATGAAGTGTGGGAGGCTAATGGAAGAAGGGATAAACTTCAAGCTGTCGAAAGAGCTTCCACAGATAATAGAAGACAACGTGGAGAATTTCTGCAAGAAGCCAATAGGAAAAGCGGGACTGACTCCTAAAGACTATAACCAGATGTTCTGGGCGGTTCATCCAGGTGGACCAGCCATCTTGAACCGAATGGAAAAGCGGCTTAACCTCTCGCCAGACAAGCTGAGTCCAAGCAGAAGAGCTCTCATGGACTATGGCAACGCAAGTAGCAATTCTATCGTTTATGTGTTGGAGTATATGTTGGAGGAGAGCAGGAAAGCAAGGAACATGAATGAAGGTGAAAACGAGTGGGGTCTGATTCTGGCTTTTGGACCTGGTGTTACTTTTGAAGGCATCGTTGCTCGAAACCTTGATGTTTGAGCAACAGAGATATATATGCATGTAATAAGATGTGAAGCTTAAAGAGAATAACTCTTTTTAACGATGCTTAGATGTTTCATAGTAAGTATATTTCACAAAGCAAAACGTAAAATGTGCAATTTGAAAAACGATGAGTTGTTATCAACAGTAAACGAGGTATCATGAAGTTTCTTCTTAGCTCATCTCATCTCTTGATTACTTATTACCTTCACGAAGATTATCAAACTTCAACAAGTCCAGGAGTTGGATCTTCTCATTACGGGTTTCATTTGCTTGTCTTCCTCAAGAGCAACCATACCGACATGCGACGGATCTTCCAGCATCATCTTGGCTACTAAGTATCCGGCGATTGACCAGGTCTGGCATTTACGTGACTGCTTTCCCACATATCTCCCCAGCTTTCCATCATAGTATTCAGGCCAATTGTCTTTGTGAAGCCTAGCCTCAGCCACTTCAATTGCTCGTCTTGCTATTTGAGGTCGACCAGTTTTGATACAAGCAGCCGTCAGTAGCCATAGCAGTACTGTGCCAGGGAACATAAAGGTCAGATTAGCTTTTGCATATTAGTAGGAAAAAACCAGAGGAACATGAACGTCTAGGAGATTTAGTAAAATTTACCTGGCCAGGATCCTCCGTTGTGGTAACTCCATCGGGTGTTTTTGGGGTCACAACCAGTTACTATTCTCCATTCATGGCTTTCTATTGCAGGGTAGCAAACTTTCAGTGGCATTTCTCCAACCAACTCTTCCCAGCGAGATTCTATGAGATCCATAATTGCGGTTGACTGTTCAGGAGTAGCCATGGAAGACAATATGGCTATACAATTGCCCAAGGCAAACCAACGGAAATCCATTTTTGCGGGGCTCACATTGCCAATAAAAAACCCTCCGTGAGATGGCATAAAGTCGAAAATCCATTCTGGAAGAGAATCAGGGATTACGTTGAACTTGTTGACAGCAGTATGAGAGTATTCCTCTGTCTTGTATCGGTAAATGTCATTAAGCTGCTTCAAGTCTAGCCAAAAGTAACTCCTCATGTGGTAGCTCAATGCATGGAGTCGCTTCACTATCTGTTCCACCATTTCTTTACCTTCTCCATCATGTTTAAGTACGAGCAGTGCACACCTTAAGGCCATAAAGAAAAGGGCTTGGATCTCTATAGGGTAGCCATAGACTCCCTAAAACACGGAAAACAAAAGATTAGACAAATGGAAAAATTGATGAAACAGCTATAGCTCAAACTGTCTCCTTGTAGAAAAAGTATAAATAGTAGAGAAAATGTTGCTCACCATCCTACGATCAATCATACAGCAACCATCAGCACATAAGAGAGTGGGAAAGGTATCAAATCCCTCAGAGAGACAAAGGCTAAGTATCAACCGTATACCCTTCTGGCATTCAGGCATGTCagcaagagaagagtctccgGTAGATTTTGTGTAGGCTCTGAGCAGAATAATCCACCAGAATCCAGAATCAACTGGCGCTACTCTTCCAATCGCGCTCTCACCAAAATCAGCTATCAAGGTTTCATGGTTTCTAACAGGATCATGGAAAACTTTGAAGCTAGCAGGCATAACTCCTTCACCAAGCTGGAATCTATCAATCTTTTTCTCCCACGACTGAAGACGAAGAGTCTTCAAAAGAAAGTTTCTGACAATATCTGGTTCTCCGTTCATCAAGAATGCCAAAGCACTTGGCACAAAGTCTCTCACAAACACCTATGACAACAGATTAACCAACACAGGACTTAATAGAATCGTGACAGCTACCATGTGTGTGGTTTAAGCAAAAATATTAAGATTCTTCACCTGATCATAGTTGAGTTTCTCTTCGGAGTTATCCACAGCAGCAATGGTACCAACAGGCTGACCACGGAAGTACACCATAGAGCGCCTCAAAGCATCCCATGCCTCTCCCACCATCGGATGAGACTCAAATCCATGCACTGACCGAGGAGTGTTGAATCCAGACCTCCTACCCACACTCGGTGAAAACACATAACTATCAGCATGATCATGGGCCCGAGAAGCATTATCCGCGTTTCTAAGCTGCGGTGATCCAGATAGCTCCGTAAGAGACCTTTCATCAAGTGATCTCAGTCTTTCAATGTTCAACGGCCTCGGCTTCTCAAGCAACTTGGAGAAATCAATGTCATTGATATCGTCCAATGTATCAGCAGCGTTCTTGACATCCCCGTTCTGATTCACGTCTACCTTCAGATTAGAACTCGACATTTGCTCCAGAATTGATTTTAAATCCTTAGTCAATGATCATTCCCTGCAATTACATAAATAGATATCAGATCGATTTTGCTCGCAGTAAGGTGCACAACAATAGCATGATCATATCGTAATCAATCAGTGGAAACTGATGACTACAAACGGAGAAACTCGATCAACCAGAACGCAGAGAAACTCGATCNNNNNNNNNNNNNNNNNNNNNNNNNNNNNNNNNNNNNNNNNNNNNNNNNNNNNNNNNNNNNNNNNNNNNNNNNNNNNNNNNNNNNNNNNNNNNNNNNNNNAACCGCAACATCGAGCAGGAATTGAACAGATATAACATCGAACCGTCGGAGATTTCGACTCGATTGTGTTAACGATATCAACGCACATAACGGATCGTAAACAAAACTCTAACCTAGCTAACGCGCTTCGCCGGCGAAGCAAACGAAGCAGGGAGATACAAAACCTCATCTCGATCAAACAGTAAATATTGCTCTTAAACCACAGTATAGACGTAGACGGGATCACGAACCTGACGATCGAGCGTGGaagcgaagaagaagacgaaacgAACGAGcttccctttctctctctctgctctctttctctctgatGACGAAACAGAGTGTATCACACTACTAGTCGAACAAGTAATCTTCGGAAACGGCGAAGGGTAGACGTATCAGCTACTCGGGAAATGAAGGATGTGGGTCCACGTGTACGAACAGGATGTGATTGTGACGGGGAGATGGAAACGAGCGCAGTGACTCTAGCGATGTGGAAGGTGAAAAAGGTTACCCTTTGATCAAGAAGCCATGCATATGATATGATTGCACGGAGGTTGTTTGCTTTTCGAGTTTCACCAGTACTatacaatatttaaataaataacatatggtttatataagaaaattatcaGTGACGTGAGGGAGTATCTTTGCAGTGAGTAAGATGTTTGGTTGTCCACGTGTACGGTAGCAGCGGATCTCGTGCCATGCACAGAGTCGGATGATTGTTCGTTTCTgcatattttactatttaactTAGTGTGACTTTCGATTTGAATAATAGAAATGTTTATGAAAAGGTTGTATAGTCTGGAGAACGAATATTACTAGATTAGAAAAAGGCAATTAGCATTGTCTATTGGTCGACTcctaaagttttttttctccAGTACTTTGATTTGATTTAGCTTTTGGATTTTGGGGCCATCGTGTTTCTTTTTGCTAGCATATTCAAGACAATACTGTGATATAAGTTGAAAATGGTAACATCACTGCCGCAGATCAAAAGTAATAGCGGATACTCTATAGAGTCAGATTGGTAACTTTAGAGTAAATCAGAGTAAAAACTAAAGGTAGAAAATGGTGTAAACTAAGATGGTGGAAATCAATAaagtaaaaaagataaaaaggaaaaaatgtaTTCCGCTAGCAAAAGTGAGAGTAAAGTTGAATGTGTATTTCTCTTCTTTGAATAGTGAGTAGagtaaaaaagagaaaaatgatttCTACCTGATTTGGTGATTTATTAGTGAAACACAGAGTAAATAACTTTCTGGAGTAAATAACTATACAGTCACAACCTATGATGTTAGCATGTCGTGGAGTGAAAGAAAAATGGTTTATTACAGTGATAGACCCCTGGTTAGGATACTAGGAGCCGTCGCGTGTCTAAGAAACATTTGATGAAGTTGATGGCGTTTGTAGTTTTCTTTGGTTTGGACTTTCGACATTCACATAATGTTGTGCTTTGAAATTAATCGAATCACTTTGGTGTGGAAGAACAAGGCTGAATAAACCCTGCAAGTTGCATATTTCTAACGAAATAAGATCACAAAGTGTTGTTTTACTTACATTGATCTAAATTTCGTAATCCCGTGTTATACGTTTTGTAAAACTTCGAAGGTTATATCGCAGGGTTTTTAGTGAGCTGCTGAATgacatttttacatttttgcatatcgaatatatattttttgttctaGAAGAAGTTGAAGGTAATGTTTGcatttatctaaaaaaaaattaaaaagaaaagtgaaaGTATTAATGATTAGATATTGGGCTTGTGCTTTCGGCTCGGCCCACCTATATAAAAACCGCCGTCCGTTTGTCGGGTCCATCTAACAATAAACAATCTCCAATTCGCAGAACGGGCAGCCTCAAATCCACGCAACTTTAAACCCTAGTCAGATTAACGCTAACCACGATTAATCTTCAACCCTACACGTGTCGTAAATCGACGGCCACAAAACATAACTTCCTTTTCGACATAGAATCCATCTCTCTATATGAACCCATCGCCAAAAGCCCTAAACAGCACCATCACCACTACATACACAGCCTCCTcttcgatctctctctctctcaaaaaaaGAAACGAAATGGCTAACCCTAGAGTTTACTTCGACATGGCTCTCGACGGAACCCCCGCCGGCCGCATCGTGATGGAGCTTTTCAAAGACACGACGCCGGACACCGCGGAGAATTTCCGAGCCCTTTGCACCGGAGAGAAAGGAGTCGGGAGGATGGGGAAGCCGCTCCACTACAAGGGATCTTCCTTCCACCGCGTGATCCCGGGGTTCATGTGCCAAGGAGGCGATTTCACCGCCGGGAACGGAACCGGCGGGGAGTCGATCTACGGAGCCAAGTTCAAGGACGAGAACTTCGTGAAGAAGCACACCGGGGCTGGGATCCTCTCCATGGCGAACTCTGGTCCCAACACCAACGGATCTCAGTTTTTTATCTGCACCGCGGAGACGTCGTGGCTTGATGGGAAGCACGTGGTGTTTGGGAAGGTCGTTGAAGGTATTGAGGTTGTGAAGGCGATCGAGAAGGTTGGATCGTCTTCAGGGACGACTAAGAAGAAGGTGGTTGTTGCTGATTGTGGTCAGCTTTAGAGATCTGTGCGAAGATCTTTTGAATGTTATCTTTGCTATTTGAATGTTGCTTTTGCTTCGTATCGTTCGAGTTTGTAAAACCCTCAGTGGTTTTGGATTTGACTATCTATGAATAATTATGAATAACTATGAGCTTTTTTTAACTATTACTATCATCTCTATTGAAACTTACAAATTCATCATTAGCTGTTCTGCAGCTCACGTGATCTTTGAATCTTGCAAGACGACAAAATAGAGGACTTTTAATTTGGCTAATCGCAGTCTTTATTTTAAGCATTCATTGGTGGCAAATAAATTAATACTTTCTTTAATCATCGTGAGAAAGAAGCAGCCTGCTCCTTGGCGTTGACCAGTTCTGGCTCTGCGTTTCATCTTTCTGAGTCCACGGCGACTTGTTGTTCTCACATCATGCTCACCTCGACGTTCTCGATCCAAGAAGCCACACTTGAAGATATTAGACTCGCTTTCAATGAGAAACGAGTGACATCAAAGCAGCTCGTCGAGTTGTATCTCGAAGAGATCTCCAAACTCAATCCGATGCTCTGCGCAGTCATCGAGACGAATCCAGATGCGTTGATCCAAGCAGAGAAGGCAGACAGAGAACGCGAGCTGAAAGATGAGCTTCCTATCTTGCACGGTGTTCCGATTCTGCTCAAGGATTCAATATCCACCAAGGACACGCTTAACACCACGGCTGGCTCCTTGGCTTTGCTTGGCTCTTTGGTGCCTAGAGACGCGGGTGTTGTCAAGAGACTGAGAGATTCAGGTGCTGTGATCTTGGGTAAAGCGAGCTTAAGCGAATGGGCTCATTTCCGGTCCAACGGTATCCCAAGCGGTTGGTGCGCACGTGGACTCCAAGGAAAGGTCAGTTGCAAAAGTTTACCATAATATCTAGAAAGTGCGTTGGAGCTTTCTGTAACTTGGGAATCAAGGTTAGGTTATGATAAAGATCTTTTGAAATGCTTGCAGAATCCGTACGTTTTAACAGCTGATCCGTGTGGGTCAA contains these protein-coding regions:
- the LOC130508393 gene encoding type III polyketide synthase B-like gives rise to the protein MNDSRKGYMQMKCGRLMEEGINFKLSKELPQIIEDNVENFCKKPIGKAGLTPKDYNQMFWAVHPGGPAILNRMEKRLNLSPDKLSPSRRALMDYGNASSNSIVYVLEYMLEESRKARNMNEGENEWGLILAFGPGVTFEGIVARNLDV
- the LOC108820814 gene encoding peptidyl-prolyl cis-trans isomerase, whose translation is MANPRVYFDMALDGTPAGRIVMELFKDTTPDTAENFRALCTGEKGVGRMGKPLHYKGSSFHRVIPGFMCQGGDFTAGNGTGGESIYGAKFKDENFVKKHTGAGILSMANSGPNTNGSQFFICTAETSWLDGKHVVFGKVVEGIEVVKAIEKVGSSSGTTKKKVVVADCGQL
- the LOC108817173 gene encoding probable alkaline/neutral invertase B, which produces MSSSNLKVDVNQNGDVKNAADTLDDINDIDFSKLLEKPRPLNIERLRSLDERSLTELSGSPQLRNADNASRAHDHADSYVFSPSVGRRSGFNTPRSVHGFESHPMVGEAWDALRRSMVYFRGQPVGTIAAVDNSEEKLNYDQVFVRDFVPSALAFLMNGEPDIVRNFLLKTLRLQSWEKKIDRFQLGEGVMPASFKVFHDPVRNHETLIADFGESAIGRVAPVDSGFWWIILLRAYTKSTGDSSLADMPECQKGIRLILSLCLSEGFDTFPTLLCADGCCMIDRRMGVYGYPIEIQALFFMALRCALLVLKHDGEGKEMVEQIVKRLHALSYHMRSYFWLDLKQLNDIYRYKTEEYSHTAVNKFNVIPDSLPEWIFDFMPSHGGFFIGNVSPAKMDFRWFALGNCIAILSSMATPEQSTAIMDLIESRWEELVGEMPLKVCYPAIESHEWRIVTGCDPKNTRWSYHNGGSWPVLLWLLTAACIKTGRPQIARRAIEVAEARLHKDNWPEYYDGKLGRYVGKQSRKCQTWSIAGYLVAKMMLEDPSHVGMVALEEDKQMKPVMRRSNSWTC
- the LOC130508392 gene encoding pentatricopeptide repeat-containing protein MRL1, chloroplastic-like — translated: MEVISTTSSSKYLTLTSYSPVILPASSLRSIRTDFLGCCHTLRPHHHHHLRTRAGKRKHGRSSSTRSPPPRLVVRASIDSGLILVVVAVTAFSAIAFAYCQSSFRKRKLSDKASQIPDKASQLSDKVAASPETLHGGNISSATTIQREIQHFDDVHEGAPVEVNGGFMKKVEESATKSEEEEAHQVHEAAVLAEYDSFVANEADIATEVAVASVRTIASEHSFTDEPLSSSMSNGTVDAVTLGAQAPEKQVENSEEQRVTDNGFSQAVVGVHSVASSPHVVVDDDTRVLKNKINGLTQKPVEEYSVFAESKREEIHTFYGSNHSSPTSSRLTSVKAVSPSATDSLLLDHKNNGIVDTQFSGPSSGQATGYVEKENLVGHGNGGVSLKRKDVRRDWEVPDDGKHVVHQTDESMPELPSQILNSNGRSPKTNDAYYQLLRDGRLIECINLLEDLDQRDLLDMDKIYHASFFKLCKKKRAVKEAFRFTKLIPNPTLSTFNMLMSVCASSQDIEGARGVLHLVQENGMMADCKLYTTLISSCAKSGKVDAMFEVFHQMANSGVEPNLHTFGALIDGCARAGQVAKAFGAYGILRSKNVKPDRVVFNALISACGQSGAVDRAFDVLAEMKAEMHPIDPDHITVGALMKACFNAGQVEKAKEVYKMIHQYGIKGTPEVYTIAVNSCSKSGDWDFACSIYNDMKEKGVIPDEVFFSALIDVAGHSKMLDEAFGILQDAKSQGIRLGTITYSSLMGACCNAKNWRKALELYEKIKSIKLRPTVSTMNALITALCEGGQLPKAMEYLDEINTLGLTPNTITYSMLMLASERKDDFEVSFKLLSRAKEDGISPNFIMCRCITSLCKRRFEKACAAGEPVVSFKSGRPQIENKWTSMALMVYRETISGGTVPTTEVVSQVLGCLQLPLDAALRDRLVSNLGNISSQKQHNIFPLVDGFGEYDPRAFSLLEEATSLGVLPSVSFNKVPLFFDTTELPQNVAEVYLLTIFKGLKHRLAAGAKIPHINLIISMEEKEITTPDQGEKTIDLAGRVGQEISALLRRLGIPYHRKDDRLRINGVALKNWFQPKLDSPFSTKPGDLRSSQVPLGNQITRQQRSIRLGNLSLE